Proteins from a genomic interval of Paenibacillus sp. RC334:
- a CDS encoding glucose 1-dehydrogenase, producing MFVAEETPQTHAAPSSRKNDATLEGKVITITGAGSGIGRASAVLMASRKAKLVLVDFNTATGEETLELVRKNGGEAVFVQADVSRSEDVQNYIQKAIETYGKIDVAFNNAGILQKFQPFHEISEEEFSRVIGVNLKGIFFGMKYALQVMEKQGYGHIINTASTTAIRAEHSLAAYTASKHGVAGLTKAAAIEYVRKGIRINAICPGGVATTLTAAVPQSLQESGYVPEEFPNMRIGRYAEPEELAELVAFMASDGSSYMTGSIIVADGGLTL from the coding sequence GTGTTTGTAGCAGAAGAAACTCCACAAACCCACGCTGCTCCTTCTTCCAGAAAAAACGATGCTACGCTTGAGGGTAAAGTCATCACCATCACAGGTGCAGGAAGCGGAATTGGCCGGGCAAGCGCAGTGCTGATGGCATCAAGAAAGGCCAAGCTGGTGCTGGTTGACTTCAATACTGCTACAGGAGAAGAAACGCTGGAGCTTGTTCGTAAAAATGGTGGGGAGGCCGTTTTTGTTCAAGCTGACGTATCCCGAAGTGAGGATGTTCAGAACTATATACAGAAAGCAATTGAAACTTATGGAAAAATTGATGTGGCATTTAACAATGCTGGTATTTTGCAAAAATTCCAACCCTTTCATGAAATCTCAGAAGAAGAATTTTCGCGGGTGATTGGTGTTAATCTGAAAGGGATATTCTTTGGAATGAAGTATGCCCTGCAAGTGATGGAGAAACAAGGCTACGGTCATATCATCAATACCGCATCTACGACTGCAATACGTGCCGAGCACAGTTTGGCTGCCTACACTGCAAGCAAGCACGGAGTTGCAGGTTTAACAAAAGCAGCTGCAATCGAGTATGTGAGAAAAGGAATTCGCATAAATGCCATCTGTCCTGGGGGAGTGGCTACAACCTTAACAGCGGCTGTTCCTCAATCACTGCAAGAAAGCGGTTATGTACCAGAAGAATTCCCGAATATGCGGATTGGGCGTTATGCAGAGCCTGAAGAACTGGCTGAACTGGTTGCTTTCATGGCCTCGGATGGCTCAAGTTATATGACGGGGTCCATCATAGTGGCCGACGGCGGTCTTACGCTCTGA
- a CDS encoding TetR/AcrR family transcriptional regulator: MFASIIEAESCKEVFLIQPSQRLEHERSNLRLTRRRNIIEAAQIVFTNKGFEQATMQEIAKEASLGVATIFRYFPKKEQLIVSVASRIVQSEFEVLSEIVRGKGNCYDKLDRIFGVLIFFQNTEHQRNSKLIEAFECYVAMSKEPLEDIEIYQAQYNKLIALFSELALLGEQDGSVRTDHMTTDTIITMMNVFGNFSKKMAMLNGIAAFHTQVEEAKQFKILKKLFLDQLRA; the protein is encoded by the coding sequence ATCTTTGCTAGCATAATTGAAGCTGAATCCTGTAAGGAGGTCTTCCTCATTCAACCTAGTCAAAGACTTGAACATGAGCGCAGCAATCTGAGATTAACGCGACGCAGAAATATTATTGAAGCAGCCCAGATCGTTTTTACCAATAAAGGGTTTGAACAAGCTACGATGCAGGAAATCGCCAAGGAGGCGAGTTTGGGCGTAGCTACCATCTTCCGTTATTTCCCTAAAAAGGAGCAATTGATTGTGTCCGTAGCTTCCAGGATTGTCCAATCCGAATTTGAGGTGTTATCGGAAATTGTTAGGGGCAAAGGCAACTGTTACGACAAGCTGGACAGAATTTTCGGTGTGCTCATCTTTTTTCAGAACACAGAGCATCAACGAAACTCTAAACTTATTGAAGCATTTGAATGTTACGTTGCGATGTCAAAAGAACCTCTGGAAGATATAGAAATCTATCAGGCACAATACAACAAACTGATCGCGCTTTTCAGCGAGCTTGCCTTACTTGGAGAGCAAGACGGCTCCGTAAGGACGGACCATATGACTACCGATACCATCATTACCATGATGAACGTTTTTGGGAATTTTTCCAAGAAAATGGCTATGCTGAATGGCATTGCGGCATTTCATACCCAGGTAGAAGAGGCAAAACAGTTCAAGATCCTGAAGAAATTGTTCCTGGACCAATTAAGAGCGTAA